A region of Subdoligranulum variabile DNA encodes the following proteins:
- a CDS encoding Na/Pi cotransporter family protein, whose product MDVYYEMSIFNVFTLMGGIAMFLYGMDLMGKALEQTAGSKLQGILSSMTSSPIRGLLLGMAVTAVIQSSGATTVMAVGFVNSGLMELHQAIGVIMGANIGTTVTGWLLSLSGLEGDSFFINMLNPNAWSPILGFIGIWMFMLGKDRKRGIGQIMLGFAILMAGMNTMSTSMAPLADEQWFMDLFLSFSNPILGVVAGAVLTAILQSSSASVGILQALSSTGAVTYSAAVPIIMGQNIGTTVTALISSTGANKNAKRTAFVHLYFNLIGTVVFLCGFYGLNALIGFSFFNENANTFGIAIVHTVFNVVTTALLLPFNRLLERLAIMTVPDSPADKVEEHALLDQRLLTTPSVAVNRAMLVGGDMAEICRTSLLQAMSTTRKWDDAIADEVRRKEDAVDHYEDALGTYLVQLSSRSLSKEDTRTTNTLLHTIGDFERISDHSVNLLEAAEEIRDKNIRFSDEALDDLSVLEAALQDIVNRTVDAFQKHDCYAAGKIEPLEEVVDGLVREVKTRHIARLQAGTCTIEYGFVLDDLLTDYERIADHCSNIAVAMIEVADDKFDTHEYLNNIKNGGSVKFEQRYEKYRGRYTFPPEGSAESEPAAVSAPAGQA is encoded by the coding sequence ATGGATGTGTACTACGAGATGAGCATTTTCAACGTGTTCACCCTCATGGGCGGCATTGCCATGTTCCTGTATGGCATGGACCTGATGGGGAAAGCTCTGGAACAGACCGCCGGCAGCAAGCTGCAGGGGATCCTGTCCTCGATGACCTCCAGCCCCATCCGGGGTCTTCTGCTGGGCATGGCGGTCACCGCCGTCATTCAGTCCAGCGGTGCCACCACCGTCATGGCCGTGGGCTTCGTCAACTCCGGCCTGATGGAGCTGCACCAGGCCATCGGCGTCATCATGGGTGCCAACATCGGCACCACCGTCACCGGCTGGCTGCTCTCCCTGTCCGGCCTGGAAGGGGACAGCTTCTTCATCAACATGCTCAACCCCAATGCCTGGAGCCCCATCCTGGGCTTCATCGGCATCTGGATGTTCATGCTGGGCAAGGACCGCAAGCGCGGCATCGGCCAGATCATGCTGGGCTTTGCCATCCTCATGGCCGGCATGAACACCATGTCCACCTCCATGGCTCCTCTGGCCGATGAGCAGTGGTTCATGGACCTCTTCCTCAGCTTCTCCAACCCCATCCTGGGCGTGGTGGCCGGCGCGGTGCTCACCGCCATCCTCCAGTCCTCCTCCGCCTCGGTGGGTATCCTCCAGGCCCTGAGCAGCACCGGCGCGGTGACCTACTCTGCCGCCGTGCCCATCATCATGGGCCAGAACATCGGCACCACCGTCACGGCGCTGATCTCCTCCACCGGTGCCAACAAGAACGCCAAACGCACCGCCTTTGTGCATCTCTACTTCAACCTCATCGGCACCGTGGTGTTCCTGTGCGGTTTCTACGGCCTGAACGCCCTCATCGGCTTCAGCTTCTTTAACGAAAACGCCAACACCTTCGGCATTGCCATCGTGCACACCGTCTTCAACGTGGTGACCACCGCCCTGCTGCTGCCCTTCAACCGGCTGCTGGAGCGCCTGGCCATCATGACGGTGCCCGATTCCCCGGCGGACAAGGTGGAAGAGCATGCCCTGCTGGACCAGCGTCTGCTCACCACCCCCTCGGTGGCGGTCAACCGCGCCATGCTGGTGGGCGGCGATATGGCCGAGATCTGCCGCACTTCCCTGCTGCAGGCCATGTCCACCACCCGCAAGTGGGATGACGCCATTGCCGACGAAGTCCGCCGCAAGGAGGACGCCGTGGACCACTACGAGGACGCCCTGGGCACCTATCTGGTGCAGCTGTCCAGCCGCTCGCTGAGCAAGGAGGACACCCGTACCACCAACACCCTGCTGCACACCATCGGCGATTTCGAGCGGATCTCCGACCACTCGGTGAACCTGCTGGAGGCCGCCGAGGAGATCCGGGACAAGAATATCCGCTTCAGCGACGAGGCCCTGGACGATCTGAGCGTGCTGGAAGCGGCGCTGCAGGACATCGTCAACCGTACGGTGGACGCCTTCCAGAAACACGACTGCTATGCCGCCGGCAAGATCGAGCCGCTGGAGGAGGTCGTGGACGGCCTGGTGCGGGAGGTCAAGACCCGGCACATCGCCCGTCTGCAGGCGGGCACCTGCACCATCGAGTACGGCTTCGTGCTGGATGACCTGCTCACCGACTACGAGCGCATTGCCGACCACTGCTCCAACATCGCGGTGGCCATGATCGAGGTGGCGGACGACAAGTTCGACACCCACGAGTACCTCAACAACATCAAAAACGGCGGCAGCGTCAAATTTGAGCAGCGGTACGAGAAGTACCGCGGCCGCTACACCTTCCCCCCGGAGGGTTCCGCCGAATCTGAGCCTGCCGCGGTTTCCGCTCCTGCCGGACAGGCCTAA
- a CDS encoding response regulator transcription factor — protein MIYIVEDDASIRELEQYALQTNGYEATGCEDGASFWAALRESAPDLVILDVMLPDEDGYQILNKLRADPATRTIPVIMVTAKTSEIDVVKGLDHGADDYLCKPFGIMEFISRVKAVLRRAQAAAPAPAPKTLTFGAIVMDDVARTVRVDGAPVELTFKEYALLHLFLEHPEQVLARERIMKEVWDTDDLLESRTIDMHVRTLRQKLGAAGESIRTVRKVGYKLSTEGADE, from the coding sequence ATGATCTATATCGTCGAAGATGACGCCAGCATCCGCGAGCTGGAACAGTATGCCCTGCAGACCAACGGCTACGAGGCCACCGGCTGTGAGGACGGCGCCAGCTTCTGGGCCGCGCTGCGGGAATCCGCCCCCGACCTGGTGATCCTGGACGTCATGCTGCCCGACGAGGACGGCTACCAGATCCTGAACAAGCTGCGCGCCGATCCCGCCACCCGCACCATCCCCGTCATCATGGTGACGGCCAAGACCAGCGAGATCGACGTGGTCAAGGGCCTGGACCACGGGGCGGACGACTATCTGTGCAAGCCTTTCGGCATCATGGAGTTTATTTCCCGGGTGAAGGCGGTGCTGCGCCGGGCCCAGGCCGCCGCACCGGCCCCCGCGCCCAAGACGCTGACCTTCGGGGCCATCGTGATGGACGACGTGGCCCGCACCGTCCGGGTGGACGGCGCCCCGGTGGAGCTTACCTTTAAAGAATACGCCCTGCTGCATCTCTTCCTGGAGCATCCCGAGCAGGTGCTGGCCCGGGAACGCATCATGAAAGAGGTGTGGGACACCGACGATCTGCTGGAATCCCGCACCATCGACATGCATGTGCGCACCCTGCGCCAGAAGCTGGGGGCAGCGGGAGAGTCCATCCGCACGGTACGCAAGGTGGGCTACAAGCTGAGCACGGAGGGCGCCGATGAGTGA
- a CDS encoding sensor histidine kinase: protein MSDEERRQIRPRSMTRRYRRGLILVGVLCVLATLTAATLLFQRSYTERVDRYLQALCTTLADAYARSGSGEAADLAGLAADSGVRCTLIAQDGTVLYDNETSEPLPSHADRPEFQQALAEGSGRSTRQSKTMDRETHYYALRLDTPAGVQVLRVGEEVDNIWGLSADTLPLLIGALILILLGAGLLSAWLTRLLVQPINRLAENLDTIEADVPYEELIPLARTVQTDRKLRENNETMRREFTANVSHELKTPLTSISGYAELIETGMAKSEDVPAFAARIHKEARRMIALVSDILQLSELDSTQAARGQSAPPDMAPVDLAALVKEIAQTMTVNARKAYVTLQYDAHPATVQGCRDQLVELTTNLCDNAIRYNRPGGHVDLRCGVGADGCPYLEVEDNGIGIPQDSQSRVFERFYRVDKSRSKATGGTGLGLAIVKHIALLHDARIDLQSQVGTGTTIKVTFPKKS from the coding sequence ATGAGTGACGAGGAGCGCCGGCAGATCCGGCCCCGGAGCATGACCCGGCGCTACCGCCGGGGGCTGATCCTGGTGGGGGTGCTCTGTGTGCTGGCCACCCTGACCGCGGCCACGCTGCTGTTCCAGCGCAGCTACACCGAGCGGGTGGACCGGTATCTCCAGGCCCTCTGCACCACCCTGGCCGACGCCTATGCCCGGTCCGGTTCGGGGGAGGCCGCCGACCTGGCCGGTCTGGCGGCGGACAGCGGCGTGCGCTGCACGCTGATCGCCCAGGACGGCACAGTCCTCTATGACAACGAGACCAGCGAGCCCCTGCCCAGCCACGCCGACCGGCCGGAATTCCAGCAGGCGCTGGCCGAAGGGTCGGGCCGCAGCACCCGCCAGAGCAAGACGATGGACCGGGAGACCCACTACTACGCCCTGCGGCTGGACACCCCCGCCGGGGTGCAGGTGCTGCGGGTGGGCGAAGAGGTGGACAACATCTGGGGCCTCAGCGCCGACACGCTGCCCCTGCTCATCGGGGCGCTGATTCTGATTTTGCTGGGGGCGGGGCTGCTCTCCGCCTGGCTGACCCGGCTGCTGGTCCAGCCCATCAACCGGCTGGCGGAAAACCTGGACACCATCGAGGCGGATGTCCCCTATGAGGAGCTGATCCCCCTGGCCCGCACGGTCCAGACCGACCGCAAGCTGCGGGAAAACAACGAGACCATGCGCCGGGAATTCACCGCCAACGTGAGCCACGAACTGAAAACGCCCCTGACCAGCATTTCCGGCTACGCCGAACTCATCGAGACCGGCATGGCCAAAAGCGAGGATGTGCCGGCCTTTGCGGCGCGCATCCACAAGGAAGCCAGGCGGATGATCGCCCTGGTCAGCGACATCCTCCAGCTCAGCGAGCTGGACAGCACCCAGGCGGCCCGGGGCCAGAGCGCCCCGCCCGACATGGCTCCGGTGGATCTGGCGGCCCTGGTGAAGGAGATTGCCCAGACCATGACGGTGAACGCCCGCAAGGCCTATGTGACGCTGCAGTACGACGCCCATCCGGCCACCGTGCAGGGCTGCCGCGACCAGCTGGTGGAGCTGACCACCAACCTCTGCGACAACGCCATCCGCTACAACCGCCCGGGCGGCCATGTGGACCTGCGCTGCGGCGTGGGCGCGGACGGCTGCCCCTACCTGGAGGTGGAGGACAACGGCATCGGCATCCCCCAGGACAGCCAGTCCCGGGTGTTCGAGCGGTTCTACCGGGTGGACAAGAGCCGGTCCAAGGCCACCGGCGGCACCGGTCTGGGCCTGGCCATCGTCAAGCACATCGCCCTGCTCCACGACGCCCGCATCGATCTGCAGAGCCAGGTGGGCACCGGCACAACGATCAAGGTCACTTTCCCCAAAAAATCCTGA
- a CDS encoding nitrite/sulfite reductase yields the protein MNEQWLNLYRTEIEEFYKKTRAFAAGDLSRKDYKGASGGFGSYAQRDGTKHMLRLRLPGGRLTEPRLQFLARIAGKYDIAPLKLTTCETIQLHNLTPDLLPVLMEQAAYCDIITRGGGGDNPRNVMASPLTGVQTGEAFDVMPWAEAASNYLLSICRDIHMPRKLKVAFCNGVDDCVHATFRDMGFIAQADGTFRLYIAGGLGNNHRMGVLVEEHLPASDVLYAIRAMIDVFCAHGNYENRAKARTRYLQETLGAEELCRVYREALAARKAEGGLDLNLTPKAVTKTGEGTLEDVRVIAQKQPGLYAVAYHPIGGILPTGKPTELAALLREMPAAECRVAPHETIYIINLTADEARRILAATEDGAKTLFETSVACIGAAICQQGVRDSQAALQACVKAVREAGIPDGALPKVCISGCPSSCSGHQAGAIGFQGCVKPVPGGKPAPAFRMFLNGNDALGAEQFGEVMGFVYEDQLPALLVELGQAAAAAGQDWQSWHTTHGEELKTILAKYL from the coding sequence ATGAACGAACAATGGCTCAATCTCTACCGCACCGAGATCGAAGAATTCTATAAAAAGACCCGCGCCTTCGCGGCCGGGGACCTTTCCCGCAAGGATTACAAGGGCGCCTCCGGCGGCTTCGGCAGCTACGCCCAGCGGGACGGCACCAAACATATGCTGCGCCTGCGCCTGCCCGGCGGCCGCCTGACCGAACCCCGGCTGCAGTTCCTGGCCCGCATCGCCGGCAAATACGACATTGCCCCGCTGAAGCTCACCACCTGTGAGACCATCCAGCTGCACAACCTGACCCCCGACCTGCTGCCCGTCCTCATGGAGCAGGCCGCCTACTGCGACATCATCACCCGGGGCGGCGGCGGCGACAACCCCCGCAACGTCATGGCCAGCCCGCTGACCGGCGTACAGACCGGTGAGGCCTTCGACGTCATGCCCTGGGCCGAGGCTGCCAGCAACTATCTGCTCTCCATCTGCCGGGACATCCACATGCCCCGCAAGCTGAAGGTGGCCTTCTGCAACGGCGTGGATGACTGCGTCCATGCCACTTTCCGGGATATGGGCTTCATCGCCCAGGCCGACGGCACCTTCCGCCTCTATATCGCCGGTGGTCTGGGCAACAACCACCGCATGGGCGTGCTGGTGGAGGAGCATCTGCCCGCCTCCGATGTGCTCTACGCCATCCGGGCGATGATCGACGTCTTCTGCGCCCACGGCAACTACGAGAACCGTGCCAAGGCCCGCACCCGCTATCTCCAGGAGACGCTGGGTGCCGAGGAACTCTGCCGGGTCTACCGGGAGGCCCTGGCCGCCCGCAAAGCCGAGGGCGGTCTGGACCTGAACCTGACCCCCAAGGCCGTGACCAAGACCGGCGAGGGCACCCTGGAGGATGTCCGGGTCATCGCCCAGAAGCAGCCGGGCCTCTACGCCGTGGCCTATCACCCCATCGGCGGCATCCTGCCCACCGGCAAGCCCACCGAGCTGGCCGCCCTGCTGCGGGAGATGCCCGCCGCCGAGTGCCGTGTGGCCCCCCATGAGACCATCTATATCATCAACCTCACCGCCGACGAGGCCCGCCGCATCCTGGCCGCCACCGAGGACGGCGCCAAGACGCTGTTCGAGACCAGCGTGGCCTGCATCGGCGCAGCCATCTGCCAGCAGGGCGTCCGGGACAGCCAGGCGGCCCTGCAGGCCTGTGTGAAGGCCGTGCGGGAGGCCGGCATCCCCGACGGTGCCCTGCCCAAGGTCTGCATCTCCGGCTGCCCCTCCAGCTGCTCGGGCCACCAGGCCGGGGCCATCGGCTTCCAGGGCTGCGTGAAGCCGGTGCCGGGCGGCAAACCCGCCCCCGCCTTCCGGATGTTCCTGAACGGCAATGACGCCCTGGGCGCCGAGCAGTTCGGCGAGGTCATGGGCTTTGTCTACGAGGATCAGCTGCCCGCCCTGCTGGTGGAGCTGGGCCAGGCCGCTGCCGCCGCCGGACAGGACTGGCAGAGCTGGCACACCACCCACGGCGAGGAGCTCAAGACCATCCTGGCAAAATACCTGTAA
- a CDS encoding ABC transporter substrate-binding protein produces the protein MMNRIFPALCAALLLTGCGASASVQSTAPAATAESAPATAEAAATTLTFTDALDREVTVPVEPQRVAVLLGSYADVWCLAGGQDSLVAAASDAWTDFDLSLSDEVANLGSLMEPNMEELIAAQPDLVIASSNTTSNVELLPSLEELGVPVLYFGVNSFNDYLGMLDVCTQITGHPENYQTYGLDVQAQVEKAKEQVDGSAPTVLLLRSASTSCKVKNSKGTVLGEILADLGAVNIADSDESLLEDLSLERIIADDPDYIFVVFQGSDQDAAQKTLDAALTSNPAWDTLSAVQNGHFYLMEKELYHLKPNARWGEAYQKVADILYPAA, from the coding sequence ATGATGAATCGTATTTTTCCTGCTCTGTGCGCCGCCCTGCTGCTGACGGGCTGCGGAGCCTCCGCCTCGGTCCAGAGCACCGCTCCGGCCGCCACGGCGGAATCCGCCCCCGCCACCGCCGAGGCTGCCGCCACCACGCTGACCTTTACCGACGCCCTGGACCGGGAAGTCACGGTGCCGGTGGAGCCCCAGCGGGTGGCCGTGCTGCTGGGCAGCTACGCCGACGTCTGGTGCCTGGCGGGCGGCCAGGACTCCCTGGTGGCCGCCGCCTCCGATGCCTGGACCGACTTTGACCTCTCCCTCAGCGACGAGGTGGCCAACCTGGGCAGCCTGATGGAGCCCAACATGGAGGAGCTCATCGCCGCCCAGCCGGACCTGGTCATTGCCAGCAGCAACACCACCTCCAACGTGGAGCTGCTGCCCAGCCTGGAGGAGCTGGGCGTGCCGGTGCTCTACTTCGGCGTGAACAGCTTCAACGACTATCTGGGGATGCTGGACGTCTGCACCCAGATCACCGGCCACCCCGAGAACTACCAGACCTACGGCCTGGACGTGCAGGCCCAGGTGGAGAAGGCCAAGGAGCAGGTGGACGGCAGCGCCCCCACGGTGCTGCTGCTGCGCTCGGCCAGCACCAGCTGCAAGGTGAAGAACAGCAAGGGCACCGTGCTGGGCGAGATCCTGGCCGACCTGGGCGCCGTGAACATCGCCGACAGTGACGAAAGCCTCCTGGAAGATCTGAGCCTGGAGCGGATCATCGCCGATGACCCCGACTACATCTTTGTGGTGTTCCAGGGCAGCGACCAGGATGCCGCCCAGAAGACGCTGGATGCGGCGCTGACCTCCAACCCGGCGTGGGACACCCTCTCCGCCGTGCAGAACGGGCACTTCTACCTGATGGAGAAGGAGCTCTACCACCTGAAGCCCAACGCTCGCTGGGGCGAGGCCTACCAGAAGGTGGCGGACATCCTGTATCCGGCCGCCTGA
- a CDS encoding carboxynorspermidine decarboxylase — protein sequence MPAADSRAHFAALGGVVPANFAELPTPCYLLDEGALARNGQILGDLAARTGCKVLLAQKAFSNYDLYPVLAPCLAGTEASGLFEARLGAEEMPGKEVHVFCAAYREDEMAELLRWADHIVFNSPAQLAKFGPMAKAAGKSVGLRVNPECSTQEGHAIYDPCAPGSRLGTTRAQWDAAVAEHPALPDLLDGLHFHTLCEQDADALAVTLDAVAAKFRDLLPRMQWLNMGGGHHITRPGYDVATLEKCIARAQADWGVTVYLEPGEACALNAGYFLTRVLDVVHNGDTTVAILDASAACHMPDVIEMPYRPPLLGSADAGEKPCTVRLAGPTCLAGDVIGDYSFDAEPQPGDLLVFGDMAIYTTCKNNTFNGMPLPAIWTRGADGTCRELVQFGYRDFKVRLGR from the coding sequence ATGCCCGCCGCCGATTCCCGCGCCCATTTTGCAGCCCTGGGCGGGGTGGTGCCCGCAAATTTTGCCGAACTTCCCACCCCCTGCTACCTGCTGGACGAGGGGGCACTGGCCCGCAACGGCCAGATCCTGGGCGACCTTGCCGCCCGCACCGGCTGCAAAGTGCTGCTGGCGCAGAAGGCCTTCAGCAACTATGACCTCTACCCGGTGCTGGCGCCCTGTCTCGCGGGCACCGAGGCCAGCGGCCTGTTTGAAGCGCGCCTCGGCGCCGAGGAGATGCCCGGCAAGGAGGTCCACGTCTTCTGCGCGGCCTACCGGGAGGACGAGATGGCGGAACTGCTGCGGTGGGCCGACCATATCGTCTTCAACTCCCCGGCCCAGCTGGCAAAATTCGGCCCCATGGCAAAAGCCGCGGGCAAAAGCGTGGGGCTGCGGGTGAACCCGGAATGCTCCACCCAGGAGGGCCACGCCATCTATGACCCCTGCGCCCCCGGCAGCCGTCTGGGCACCACCCGGGCCCAGTGGGACGCCGCGGTGGCGGAGCATCCCGCCCTGCCGGACCTGCTGGACGGGCTGCACTTCCACACCCTCTGTGAGCAGGATGCCGACGCCCTGGCGGTGACGCTGGACGCCGTGGCGGCCAAATTCCGGGACCTTTTGCCCCGCATGCAGTGGCTCAACATGGGCGGCGGGCACCACATCACCCGGCCGGGGTACGATGTGGCCACGCTGGAAAAATGCATCGCCCGGGCCCAGGCCGACTGGGGGGTAACGGTGTATCTCGAACCGGGGGAGGCCTGCGCCCTCAACGCCGGGTATTTCCTCACCCGGGTGCTGGATGTGGTGCACAACGGCGACACCACGGTGGCGATCCTGGATGCCAGTGCCGCCTGCCATATGCCGGACGTCATCGAGATGCCCTACCGCCCGCCGCTGCTCGGGTCCGCCGATGCGGGGGAGAAGCCCTGCACTGTGCGGCTGGCGGGCCCCACCTGCCTGGCGGGGGACGTCATCGGAGATTACAGCTTCGATGCCGAACCCCAGCCCGGCGACCTGCTGGTCTTCGGGGATATGGCCATCTACACCACCTGCAAGAACAACACCTTCAACGGCATGCCGCTGCCCGCCATCTGGACCCGCGGCGCCGACGGCACCTGCCGGGAGCTGGTGCAGTTCGGCTACCGGGATTTCAAAGTCCGTCTGGGCCGGTGA